The genomic interval ACATTAATTGACGGATACGGTTTGCTAAAATATCCATTTCAAAAGGCTTAAGTATGTAAAAAGACGCACCTAACTCTACTGCACGTTTCGTTACTTCCTCTTGCCCAAAGGCTGTCAGCATAATAATTTTTGCTTGATTTTGGATGTTGTCCATTCGAATCTTTTCTAGCACAGCTAACCCATCCAAACGAGGCATAATAATGTCTAGAATAATAATATCTGGCTCTTCCTGCTGCAATACATCAAGAATCTCCACTCCGTTAAACCCAACACCAACAATCTCCATATCATCCTGCTCGCTAAAATACTGATTCATTAAATGAATAAATTCCTTGTTATCATCGGCCATTGCAATTCTAATTTTATCCACTTTTTACGCTCTCCCTTCTGGAACAATAAGTCAATCTTATAACAAGCTTTCGACGCTCAAAGAATCGTTTCCTGCACAATATTCAAAAAAAATAATTTACTTACTATTTCGATGAGTAGCCCTTTTTTTCGACTTTTTTCTTACGAAAATTCACTCAAACTTGACTTCTTTTGCAGGATATTACGCTTGCTTGAAAATTGTTTCAATCTACTTAATTACTTCTCAATTAATTACTTTTAATTACTTCTACATCATTCCATTATCCCCTGCTTCTTTTTTTTATCATTTTTAAAGTTTAATTCCATTCAAGCTATTTGACAATATTACAATTTTGACATTTCTAATGTAATGAAACGAAAAAGCACTCAAATCCTAATGAGTGCCATTCGGAATACCTTTTTATTTGTTTTGTTTCTACACATTCAGTAAATTCCTTTTAAGATGCTTTTGCTTGCTGAAGGGAAGCAGGCTGAATGGGAACACCTGCATCTTCCAGCATCCATTCAATAAAACAACCATAGCCTGATGTTGGATCATTAATAAAGACGTGAGTTACAGCACCTACAAGCTTACCATTTTGTATAATAGGACTGCCGCTCATTCCTTGTACAATCCCACCTGTTTTTTCTAACAGCTTGGGATCAGTGACCTTTAAAACTAATCCTTTTGTTGCAGGGAACTTTTGTGCCATCACTTCAACAATTTCGATATCATACTTTTCTACTTTTTCCCCTTCAACAACTGTATAGATCTGAGCTGGACCTTTTTCAACTTCTTCATTCAAAGCAATAGGGATGGCCTTTTCCGATAAACCTTTGTCCGGTTTTTCCTTCATGTGACCAAATATTCCAAAGGGGGTGTTTTTCTTAATGTCACCCAACACTCTATTTTCATTTACAAATCTGGCGTATTTTTCTCCAGGTTGTCCTGATTCACCCTTTTCAATGGAGCTTACACTTGAATTTACTATACTGCCATTCCCCACGATAATTGGCTTTTGTGTATCCATGTCTGAAATGACATGACCAAGTGCTCCATAAGAGCCCGTTTCTGGATGATAAAATGTTAACGTACCGACCCCTGCCGCTGAATTTCTTATATATAACCCTAACCGATATTTATCTTCTTTTGCATCCTTAGCAGGTTGAAGAGTTAGATTCAATTTCTCTTTTCCCCGAAGAATTTGTACCGCTATTTTTTCGCCATTTCTTCCTGCTTCATCTACAATTCCACCAATTTGATCTAGATGATCAAGCTTGATTCCATTCATTTCAAGAATAATATCCCCTACTTTAATACTTGCATCCTCTCCAGGTGAAATCCTGCCGCTTTGAGTATCAATGAAATGATGCCCAACTACTACTACCCCCACTGAACTAAGTTTAACTCCGATGGATTGCCCCCCTGGATAAACTTTGATTTCAGGTAAAACATTCACCTTAACCTTCTTTAAAGGAATCTGACCTAGCTTGAGCTGTACCTCTGCTGTTCCTTGATGTAATGCTTGAATGGTAAAGCCTTCTTCCTCCTTTAAAGCATGAATAGCTTCATTATGCTTGAACGTTTCAGCACTTGCTTCTTCACCATCTGAGGCTGTTGTTACAACCTCGGCTGCTCCTAAGAATGAAAATGGAAAGTTTGATGTTTTTCCTTCAAACATTCTAACTTCATGAGGGATAGAGGCGAACTCTTGAAAAGGTACTGATGTCACCACAAAGAGTATGGCCACAATAAAAAGTACTCCGATGATCTTCTGTTTGTTTAATTGCAACGATTATCACTCTCCTACTTCCCTTCCTACACCC from Bacillus horti carries:
- the spoIVB gene encoding SpoIVB peptidase — encoded protein: MQLNKQKIIGVLFIVAILFVVTSVPFQEFASIPHEVRMFEGKTSNFPFSFLGAAEVVTTASDGEEASAETFKHNEAIHALKEEEGFTIQALHQGTAEVQLKLGQIPLKKVKVNVLPEIKVYPGGQSIGVKLSSVGVVVVGHHFIDTQSGRISPGEDASIKVGDIILEMNGIKLDHLDQIGGIVDEAGRNGEKIAVQILRGKEKLNLTLQPAKDAKEDKYRLGLYIRNSAAGVGTLTFYHPETGSYGALGHVISDMDTQKPIIVGNGSIVNSSVSSIEKGESGQPGEKYARFVNENRVLGDIKKNTPFGIFGHMKEKPDKGLSEKAIPIALNEEVEKGPAQIYTVVEGEKVEKYDIEIVEVMAQKFPATKGLVLKVTDPKLLEKTGGIVQGMSGSPIIQNGKLVGAVTHVFINDPTSGYGCFIEWMLEDAGVPIQPASLQQAKAS